The following nucleotide sequence is from Euleptes europaea isolate rEulEur1 chromosome 3, rEulEur1.hap1, whole genome shotgun sequence.
gaaaccattccgtttctccatattctgttctaactgaggcctcttgtccagagtacaggttgcgcatcaaaacgatcagatgtagtggcacatccatttcctttaaaaccagccatagcttttcatgatccacacagtcaaaagctttgctgtaatctatgaaacacaagctgattttcttctgaaattctctagtacgctccagtaaccagcgtatatttgcaatatgatctctagtaggGGGGACCTACCTGCATTCAGTTATGGCTAATCATTACAGATgaacctattctccatgaatgttTCTCATTCTCCTTTAAAATAATCCAAGATAGCCACTACATCCTGTGAAGTAAGCCCCACGAGTTAATATGTAGTACTTCTTTTGCCTGTTCTGTCCATCAACCCTGAGATTTAGTGCCATGAATTCTAGCATTCTGAAAGAAATAAGTTGCCTCTATCCACTGTGCACATGACACGCATAATCGTGTACACCTGTCATATCCTCGCTTTAGTTATATTTTTTTGTAAAGCGAAACACCTCCAAAACTACTCTTTCCTCATAGAAAAGTTGCTCCAGTCCCATTATTTTGGTTGCCccttttctgtatcttttctgGTCGAAATTAGTGGAGCTAATTTCTGAAGAAACAGGATCAGCAACGACCCCAAACTTATTTGGAATAAAATCTCATTGTAAACCAATAAGATTTACTTTGGAATCAATATGGATATTGCTAGGGCTTTAAATAACGGCAATTCTATCTTTCCATCATTGAACAGCAGAAAATAGATCTAGTGTaactgtgtgcgtgtaaagtgccgtcaagtcgcagccgacttatggcgacccctttttggggttttcatggcaagagactaacagaggtggtttgccagtgccttcctccgcacagcaaccctggcatggAGTGTAACTAGACccatcaaaaaaattaaaaaggacacGTCCCTATTGCCGAGGCAAATATTCTAAAATTACCTGTCAGTGCGCATGCATGACGGTCATTTCGTGACAATACGTGGGTATCCTTTCCTCTACGGGGTAAAAGCGTATACTACATTcatatgaagataattcacagtgggtagccgtttcgtctgtctgcagtagtacaaaagggccagagtccaggagcaccttaaagactaacaacaatattttctggtagggtatgagctttcgtgagccacagctgtggctcacgaaagctcctaccctaccagaaaatattgttgttagtctttaaggtgctactggactctggcccttttctacttccaTAGACaatggaagtgagctgtggctcacgaaagctcttaccctgccagaaaatattgttgttagtctttaaggtgctactggactctggcccttttctacttccaTAGACaatggaagtgagctgtggctcacgaaagctcctaccctgccagaaaatattgttgttagtctttaaggtgctactggactctggcccttttctacgtTCCTATGGCCCGAGTTGTGGCGCTGAGGAACGCTGATTCCCTTTGACACCCAGAAACGATGCACGTGCAGAGGTATCGTCACGTATGAAGCGGCGTGCGGAGCTTTCCTGGTTCGCAGGGAGAGGGGCGTTCCGGACCCCTGACGCCCCGCCACGGCGCAGGCCGCCGACCCAAAGAAAGACGTCGTTTCGTTCGGGGAGACGCGGCCAGCCCCGAGCCCGGAAACGGCCTTCGCGAGGACGAGGTTTCACGACACCTCCTCGCACCGCTCGGCCGGAAAGCGCGCGGCGGCGTCGCGCTGGCGGAAACGACGTCAAGCGTTGCGGCCGCGCCTGCCCCTGGGAGAGCGGCCTGGGAAACCCTGTTCTTCCTTTCGCGGCTGCTCTCGGTGACGGTAGGCGCCTCGCTGGGTGGCTCCggccctttttctccttctcctccacgttcctgccttcctctggctcATTCTGTTGTGTTTCTCTCACAGGCGCCATGCCGGCGAAGGGACCCCTCCAGAGCGTGCAGGTTTTCGGCAGGAAGGTGAGGCGCGGCTCCGGGACGGGCCTAGGCCCTTCCCGTCCTCCCCGAGCCCTTCTTCCCCGGCTCCCTTGGAAGCTTTTGTGTCGCTGTTGCGTTGCTAATGAAGGCCTCCAGGCCAGACGCCTCGGGACTTATGCctatttttcctcccccccccttctttcctgcAGGGTCTTTTCATCCCCCGCCATTGCACGTGCtttttttctcttgccccagGTAGTGTTGATAAGCACGTGAAGTTGCTTtaccttccttttcctttcatcccatcccttagaagctccttgatcaattgatcttgagcagcatatatctaacgttggagggatataaggactgaaacaaatcttgccactgacaatgtagccttggggtccctatcgcttagtaaaaaaaggcattatgtcagtcacagaggcattggatttgtatattaaaagggggaaaatataagcggatcgaagttcctcgtaaaagcggcattccaaaagggcatgggctaatgagtcaatagagccagaagagcaagggcagattctgtctgagtatggtatattcagaattctgccctgcattaccatagaagggttagcattcaatctagccaagcaaaaagctttACAGAGACGAGGAGGGCCATTGGTCCACCCGGGTTGGTAGTGGCCGGGCGAGGTCGGAGGTAGAGAGGTTTGAACCCAGATATCCCGTGTGTCGTAGTCTTAACACTCATCACTacgattatcccccccccccaacctcttaACAGAATTGGCAGACGGATGGAACTAGGGACCGCGTGAATCTCCCACCAGAACAAGAGCAGTTTGTTGGGAAACGTTGGGTCGTTCAGGTCGATGCTGCTTAATAAAACTGGGGAAAGGGTAAAACATCTATGGTGTTGTGAGCTCTTTGGAAGGAAGGACAGGATGTAGTAGGTATAGTAGGCCCTGCTTTTCTTCACACCTATTCGGAACTTGGTGGAATTTTTAGGTTGTGGTTGCCCTGTGGCCTGTGGGTGGATGAGAGGGGCATTGCTTGTGAGTAACTTGCCTTATTTTGTGGCAAAAATAGAAGACGCATTGAGATTTGAGTTGTGTTTGACTGCTGATAAAACTATTTTGATACCAATAAAACCAATGTATGAGGGAATACTTTTTGATTATATTTTTGAATATTATATTTGTAACTAATGCTGCTTAAATGGGTAGAATGTTACAATTCTTTGGTTTTTCTTTCATTGTAGAAAACTGCTACTGCAGTTGCTCATTGCAAAAGAGGAAATGGCCTCATTAAAGTAAATGGAAGGCCCTTGGAAATGATAGAGCCCAGAACTCTGCAGTACAAAGtaagttattttcttttaaacagcATAAAATAATTTAGTCCTATCTATAGGtgccatctatatatctaataacaAAGTCGGCAAATCTTTGCATACTTAAAGCTGGTAATTGGGGCTGTGAATGGGCTAGATAGGTCTTTCTGCAAACTTGAAAAgggacccaggtttgcagaaaaatgtgaaatctaaaaaaagtaATACATTGGGAGggttaaaaaaatccaaaaatgataaaagtagCACCAGTAGCTTTACGCAACAGATTTTCCTCTGGCTATTGCTAGGTAACCACAGTGTTTCAAGACTTGGTTATGTCAGCaaaagcaagtgggggggggcgaGCCCTTTCCaaacctattttggcctttgagggaggacttattgtGACCaggcatgactagggttgccagctccaggttgggaaattcctagagattttgtggcgaagtctgaggaggtcagggtatggggagggaagaagcctcagcagggtataatgtcatagagaccaccctccaaagcagccgttttctccagggggacagatctctagTGTATGGAATTCAGTTGTAGTTCTGGAAggtctccaggttccacctggaggttggcaacccttggcccGGCAGCAACCTTTGGGTGACTCGATACCACCTGATTTCCATGACTCaagtaggcctggctgcttgctgctgttcaacagcagccaccctgtgaAAGCTGGTGTGGTCTTGCAGTTAGcgcttcagagtaggatctgtAAGATCAATGTTCAAATGCCCATCttgccagggaagctcactgggtgattttaggaggggtcactctatggcattatttccTGCTgaagttgcttccctccccaaatcttgccttcccaaggctccatctccaaatctggaatttcccaacctgtagatggcaaccctaaggggaactaatatctgtagttgggagatctgttgtgatttcagaaatctccagaccccacctggaggctggcaaccctaaaagaaaagcaggaaaagggaagatgctatgggggctttcaggaaagggaaagaggaaatgagagggaaatgagatgcctcctgcaagtctttGCGGGTTCCCATATGTCACTCTTATTTCCTAGTTAATTTAGAATTGTTTATGGGGCTAAAGCGAACAATTTGCTAATAAAAATTGAACCAACATATTAAGCGTGTTTTGAATTCTTACACGATTATATTTTCTAACAGTATTTTTACTCATTTTCATGGTCGGTTTTACATGCAGTGCTAGTACTAGATGGAAGCAACTGTAAAATGCAGTGCTGGGTGAAGGAAGCATATCTGTTGGTTGCACCAGACTGCTTCCAGAGTGTCACTGAAGTAGCTGATCTTATTAGCACTTGCTCAGTGTTGTGCTGTGAAAACCACTGGGGCAAGGTTTTTGAAGGAAAGTATGGTAGCATATAGTGTATTCCTAAAGAGttacttagactggagtaactctccttatgaATGCAAAACAAACCTATGTTTGTTTTGCAGCATCTGGAAAGGTGACTTGGAATTAGCTTGCAAAGTAACTCTAAAATGGCTGTTTGAATGCGCGGTCACATCTGGATGATAATGTAGCAATATTGGGTTAAAATACAGTGAAACATTAAATATTTAATGGACAATTATATTATAATAATTCTGTAGTATGTATGTTGTAGGACACACAAGTTTTGATCTTTTTAAATTCCTAAACTGTTGCCTTGGAAAACAGGAACTTCAGTAGTATCCTACAGCAATTAGAAAAAAGGTGCGGAGTTCATTATATCTGTTACTATATTTCATGACTTCAATTTTGTCTCTTAGCTGCTTGAACCGGTACTCCTTTTGGGCAAGGAGCGCTTTGCAGGAGTTGACATTCGAGTCCGTGTGAAGGGTGGCGGACACGTAGCACAGATATACGGTATGAGTAACTTCAGGGTGGTTCTGTAGGAGGGGAATTAATTGACAATAACTAACAGCATCTCAGATGCTCGGAATATGTTTGTTGTCGGTATATTGTAAACTTTAGAAAATTGTAAACTTTagaaaatataaaattaatagtAGATCTGGTAGCATTCATCTACAAGGTTTCCAGCTTATTGGTTGCATCCGGTAATAAAAGGGTACAAATATAGATTGTCTTTCTGTAGATGGTTACAAGTATATCGTGTGTTCATTGTGTATGCATCTATGCTTGTTGTCATAAACATATCTATAAACAGGCAGTGTTATTTGGCTAAATGCAGCTTTTTGTTTCAATGTTCTGCTTTTTTCCTCTACAGCAATTCGGCAGTCTATTTCCAAAGCATTGGTGGCATATTACCAGAAGTGTAAGTAAACTTGTTATCATTTGTTTTGTGGCTATTTTTCAAATGCATAATTTAAGATGGACTCCATAGAGTGGCAGTTTTGGGATCCACCTGTAGCCCACAACTGCTGTAATGATCTGGGCCATGTTGTCCTCTCCTAAGGTACAGCTTGCAATAAACATGGGTGCAGTTTTTAAggtacattttttttgtttcttccagATGTTGATGAAGCTTCCAAGAAGGAGATAAAGGATATCCTCATCCAGTACGATCGGACCCTTTTGGTTGCTGATCCTCGTCGTTGTGAATCCAAGAAGTTCGGTGGACCTGGTGCTCGTGCACGCTACCAGAAGTCTTACCGCTAAAAAAAAAGCAATGCTTTCGAATTCTTAAATAAACACAGAAATTTAACTTTTACCTTGTGTTGGTATAAAAATGTGCAGTTGTATTTTCTTTGGCTGTTTGGGTTTTAAGGATAATTCAGTTTGTCAAGATTATATGTTACACCACCACTGTGAATTAGGTGACTTGTTCATTAAGATTTAAATTCCAGCTGACAGCATTTTATGTAGAAATAGAGGGACACAGGTTCCTTAGAAGGCTCACAGATGGAAGCAGAATGCATGTGGTTGTTGTCCGTCTCCTCGTTCCTGATACTTGAGTGGCCAGTTAATAGGATAGCATTTCCAACAGCACCATCATCAAGATTCATTATTCCCATTGGTGTCACTGAGATTGAAGGTGGATTGCATGATAAAGCTGTGCCATCAGATAGCATAGACAACCAATGAAGAACAtttttatataaaacatttatatgctgcctttccacagaaatagggtccccaaggtaggAAACTTCAAGgccttaaaacattttaaaagttaaaatattAGGACTAGGGATtatagaattagaaaacaatacgAGCAGGACAGTATCTATGGCAAgatacccaccctgagcctggccttgtccgggatagagggtggggtataaatccaaagactacataaataaaataacagaatagATCACAAGGTACAAGGCAATGCAACATGTTCATGGTGACTCCTTTCATGTGAACTACTGTATGCGGGTGAACTTACTTGCAGAACAAAATTCATTTCATCCAGACTAGAGGGGAGAACTCTTTGTTGCTGCTGGAAATAGAACTCAGTTCGCTACATGTATAGCCCGATTCTCTTGTGTAGTGATGTGCCTGTGTCTTATCAATATGAAGTGACACATGGAGGAAGCTGTGTGCTTTTTCTTTTCCAAACTCAGATTCTGCTTTGATCATAGCttgattaaaaacattttttcttgcatttcattcccctccccccatctttaGCTATCTTGAGTTTGAAACCACACAGCTCAGTTTTGGACACGTTTTCTTAAAAAtaagttgttggtttttttgagtaggaagcaagcaagaaagaagtaTTCAGAATGTGTAGTTCAGTTAATACATGCACTAGGAAGTTATTTCTGTATTTGAAAGCAGTTGGTAATACTAATAGGCCAGTTGAAAATGTAAGACTGTTCACCTTTGCACAAATTATTAGTTATTCTGCTTTCCACAATTCAGTGTGTGTGTAGAATTAGCACCCTTAAGACTGATGTAGAGGACGCTAGTAACCTACATTGCTACATTTAGGGCCAAGCTACACAGTCTGTTTTGGAATACATAAAAAGCAGCTGTAGGAATGGGGGGGAATGTTTGATATAGGTAGGGGCTGGAGTAAGGAGCCTGTGTTTGTTAAGGCCCTCCCATTTTCAGGAACAAACTGTCATTTATTTAATTCCCCACCATTGGTTGAGGATAAAACTGCTTACATCAtttcttgcctccattttaaccttgcaacaaccctgtgagatcgtGTGGCTGTGcgattggcccaaggccacccagcatgcttccatggcagagcagataTTTGACgcttggtttcccagatcctagtccgataaccactgcaccaagttGGCACAGCTCTTTTATCCCTAACAGGTGACAGCTACAAGATGGGTACCTGGTTTTCTTTCTCCTGGGCTTAAAAGCTGCTCTAGAAGGTCAGTTTCATTCAGGGAAATTCCCTCATAAAAACAATATTTCAATAGATATCCTAAATAACTAGGAAAGGTTAAATCAATCCATGGTTTGTTATTAGCAAGATTCAGAGttgcatgctccccccccccccttggaacaCTTGGTTCGCATGTCCCAGCAAAAGTGCAAGTCTTACAAGCATAAAACCAATAACCAGACAATTACAGCGTCTCAGCAGTATAAAGCAACACCAAGCAGGTGGCATAGAGGCTGTTTAACATAAAGAGAAAAAGTTGATTTTTTATAccccgactttatcacttaagggagactcaaaccagcttacaatgacctttcccctccccacaacagacaccctgtgaggtgggtgggtaggggggctgagagctgtaagagagctgtgactaacccaaggtcgcccagctggcttcatgtgtaggagtgggaaatcaagcctggttcaccagatcagagtctactgctcttaaccgctacaccacattggcataAGCAGACAACTGAAAATTGGGATGAAACTTCAGTTTTAACCTTGCACCTATATGCTACTAGGAAAGGTGCCTGGAGACATCCAACAGAGGAGGGCATTAAAATGAGTTGCCCAACTTGgattatctgatgatattgataATATTTTCAGACTTGAGAGCTCAGTATATTCCCTCTTAATCTGATAGCAAATTTATTACAAATGACTGTCAGAATCATGATTGGTTAGGTACCCAGATGTATGTTCCACATGCCCAAAAAGACCATCGGGAGTGTATTCTAGTTTACTCAAAAGCCATTCATTTCATACCTTTTATTAGAACACAATGACAACAATTATACAAGATTTTGAGTTTTTCAGAATTATCCTGGATGTGACAAAAGATCTCAGCCAAACAACTGGTTAGTTCAACTGTGAGTCTCAGATACCCATATTTTTTCTGCCTACATTCTTTAGCTTTGGTTATGTGGCCTGCAGGTCCTCTCTTCAAAGCTTCCATGCTTTCCCTCCCCAGGACTTTTTCCCTACACAGAAGGCCAGGGCTGACTAAAGTAATCCAGTGACAACATGCCTGTCCCAAATTTCCTCATGGAAGTTGCAGTTCATGAGCTGAAGAAGGATTGCTGGCGCAACTGGAGGGAAGGGGGCTAGAGCTTGAAGCTATAAACCGTGGGTgcacaacctttttgagcctcaggcacatttggaattctgacatggcataatgggtgcagcaacaacaacaaagaggcCAACAAAAGTATTACCACAACTCCAGTAACGCAGgttagatccttgtgctgtggtggcgcattttaaaaaatttgcacagccaatcatatctccaatattcagaagccctgctgggcaaaggccctccctggctccacccaccttctagaaacacttggtgggtgccacgaTGCCCAcaaacaccatgttggggactcctgctataAACTGTCAGCTGAGATGTGATAGCTGCTTTCACACATTCCTAATGATTCAGCTTTCATGTGAACTTGCATTCTGAAATGTTGAGAGTTTGCTCAGTGTGGTGGATTTGGTGACAGCAAGATGCTGTTGCTTCACTTGCTGTGATTCACTTGATGTGATTATGGCTACCAGATTCATCTTCTGCCTTCCAAACATTTGAATGTCTGGAATCCCTTTGTAGCATTCTGATGAGACTCACTGAACCTTTTTGACTCATGAAATGCTGCTTAGGCACTTGatgtaatttctctctctctctcaagctaAGTAGATTTGGTCTGGCAAATATCTGGGTAAAACAGCATATAACAATTCCACTTGAACGACTCTGAGTTCCTCTGGGACACTAATGTAAGAAATAATTAGGTGGCAAACGTACTGCACTATTTTCTTGATAATTTGTGAGCAATCTTTCaacgagattttttttttttttaagctcgaAGTTAACACTTGGGTACAAAGTGAAATTTACCTGGAATTCATTCACGTCCTTGCTATTAAAGTTGCTGAATGTTTGAACCCTAAATTGCGCCTGTCATAGAAAATGAAGAAAAGACAGGAAATCTGGATCCCTGTTGCTTCAAAGCACACAAATGCAAAATGATCCCTCAAATATGATGGGACAGAGAGATTTCTTTCTGTGCCACTGTCCCCAAGCACTATAAAGGTTTGATTCAGTCCAAAAGAGGAGTAGGAACGTCTGTTCTTGTGTAACTAATACTGACTTAGGTAAGGAGCTACCATGCATTACTAATGAGAGAAATCCAGCCAAAACGTTGCATGCAGCATTTCCAAAGCTCAAACAGACCTGACGGCGGCAAGGAAACTCCATATTTCTTGTTTATCCTTTCTTTTACTTCACTTAGCAAATTTGCAAAGGACCTGAAGAACATTCACTGTTAAGATGCCATCATAGCTAAAGGAAACAATCTGGATACTTTCCATTTTAGGAAGCTAGATTGAAATGAACATTGTGGGAAAAGTCAATTTCATGATACCTTGGAACATAATTTGTGTTCACTTCCTGCTGTTTTCTTTAGAAGGTAAgggttttgggtttgtttgttttttgctatgttatttatttttaaagttcttcATGCATAAAAGTTGTGTTTATTCGTTTCCTTTGAAACTACTATTTCTCGTTTTGAAAACTGGTGAAAAGAATGGGTGTTGTTCTGTCAACTTTTGAATCTAACGCTGACTTTGATGCTTTGAAATAGGCTGTCCAACCaaacatttttgtttaaaaacaagacTTTTTTGGTAGTCTTTCTTTCTGATGAATGGATTTTTCCTAAGCTTTACGTATACACATTTAATGTTTGACTGATTATAGAATAATTCTTAGCTGTTGTTGAAATGTTCATCTGTCGTGCTAATAGTAGGCACTCTGGATAGTTTAATGTGTTTGGTAGTGGAAGAGTCCTGAGCACAAAACTGTTATATTTCAAAGCTTCAGTCTTTTCACAGGACTGGCCTCTGCTAGGTAAGTAAAGCTAAACATGCAGACAAAACAAATAGATAAACAACTTCCACCTTTATTTCAAAAGTATTTAATTTAAGGAGTCTTCACTGAAATTCTTGTTTAGTAATTTTGAGAAGAGTACAACTCATCCTTGTTTTTCAAAGTACATGCTAATGTGTTGGTCTTCATGGTTTATGTGAAGTCCATAGAAATGGATAAAGAGACTGAAATTCATTCTGCCTTCTTTTATCTAACAGGATCTGTCTGTGAATTCTCTCTTTTGAAAAGAACTCCACGGTGAGTTTGCATTCCTCATTTGCAGATATATGATAGTACATACAGCCTAAATGTGTAACTGGTGATGTACTGGAGGTTTTAAGGGGGGAACAGATGATCTTAAGAATTTGTATGGGAATTAATGATCAGCTGagaggtattttttaaaatgaaaacactcCTATGCTGTAAGGGCATACAATGCAATATGCAGCATGTTTTGAAAGGTTTGAAAGAATGTGTTTTGATATGTTATAGGGTGACTGGAATTGAATTGGTACAAAAACTTTGCATTAAAAAGGGCAACTAAATTAAAATTGTAATATTTTAAGTTTCTGCTGGGATATAGCACTCGTTATTTCAGTTTGAATAGTACTTCTTGGGGGAAATTGTATTTTTTATACACAACAAAAgccaagtgttgttgtttttaatatctcGCCAAATCTATATGTTGCAGGATGGGTCTGAATCTCTAATTACCTTCATTTGCTCTTAGGCATGGGTAAGAAAGGCCATATGGAGCATGGTGTTTCTGATAAAGATGATTTAGGCATCAATTTATGTTCAGGAAAGTAGTAGCAGTTATTGAATACTGAAACCATCCATCCTATTCCTTTAACAGTAACTTCCATGGGAAGTTGTTCCTAATACCAACATTCCACTCAGTGGTAACTAAATTATATTTATCGCTGAACCACCACGGCGGAAGTCtaaaaacattggtggtaggtCATAATGGGAGATAAAACAAATGACATTTTAACTGTAATATATTATTTAGCATGacatttgtaaaaacaaaaatcaatttCTAAGGCAGTTTGCATGAAGCTGCATGAATACCTGATGGGTGCTAATTAGAATCTTTAATGAGCATTACACCTGTTCAGCTCCTGCTGGTGAATTGTGTGGGCAGACAGggttacagatagggttgccaggtcccctttggccaccagcggaggatgggggtggtggtagggttgccacatccaggttgagaaactgctggggctttggggatggagcctggggagaacaggggtaCAATGgcgtacagtgccatagagtccaccttccaaaacatccattttctacaggagtactggaaatgagctgtaattccaggagattcctaaTTGCAGATGTAATTGCCATTCACCAAGGGAGAGAAGTCCATAAACCTGGTTCTATGTGTGTATGACTTCCAGCTGATTTGGGCTGAGGAAGTTTAATGTTCATCTTCATTTGAAATGAAAAATGTATTCCTTTTTAAATATCTGAAAACCATCATACCTTAATCTTTTTTTCCTGTAGACCTCAATACATCTGGTTCTTAATACTGTTGTACTTCACAAACCATAGTAATATCTCTCAGTTCATACCCAAGATGAAAAAGTTGGGTTCTTATGCATTTTGTCAAAGGGAGATATGAAAAAGGGGAAGCAATGTGAAAAAGAGTTACGGTAATCTGAGCAAAGTGTCTTTGATAAAGTGAGAGAAATCAGAGCAAAAACGCCCCTCTTTTGGGAGCTTTTTTATTCCGATTGCCTCCAATCCTTTGGTTGTACAAGATTCTCTTTGTTTTCTTCCAGGAATGACTTTAATGCAATTCGCCACAAAAGAGATCTCTTAGCAGCTAAGGTAGGTTATACctcaaaaggaaggggggaaaaacccacatACCCACTCCTACTGGTCTGCAAGGGGAGTTTACTATCCTTACAATGAAGTCTTTGTGAAGCAGAATGGAAATGGTAATAGCAAGTCAGGGGTGAGGTGGAGTAGCTTTTCCGTACTTGTTTTCCTGCAACTCTCAAAATGCAAAcctacattcattcattcattctttgcAAATCGCTTTTTGAATTAATCACCCCAACAAACTAAGTGACGCACATCAAGTGGAAAAAGGGGTCTTTCACTATTATCTCTTTCCATGAGAGCAAACAAAAAGGCTCGGAATTTTGTTAGTACTTGGCAAATAGCACAACCATGAAACAGTAGATGAGCTGTTTTTCAAATGGTGACCCTATTGTGACAGCTTTGACTGAGGTTTACAACAGGTTCCCAGGATAGAGTTTATACTTGTGAAAACTATTCCCCCTGGTCCAGTGCCTCGCTTCTCTTGAGATATCTGAAGGACAGCAGCAGACGTTACCTTTGTCATGTGGTTTTAATGTATggttcccttttctccccaaaggaataGGGATCAGGGATCAAATAGCCTTAACTAAGGTGCACATGTTTCATTGTATGCAAATAGCAGTGAATTCCTCAGCTAGAGAACGTAATCTAGACAGTACGTGAAATCCAGACAAAT
It contains:
- the RPS16 gene encoding 40S ribosomal protein S16, with the protein product MPAKGPLQSVQVFGRKKTATAVAHCKRGNGLIKVNGRPLEMIEPRTLQYKLLEPVLLLGKERFAGVDIRVRVKGGGHVAQIYAIRQSISKALVAYYQKYVDEASKKEIKDILIQYDRTLLVADPRRCESKKFGGPGARARYQKSYR